From Chelatococcus sp. YT9, a single genomic window includes:
- a CDS encoding DUF736 domain-containing protein, with the protein MATIGTFKKTGSNEFTGEIVTLSVQAKGVRIVPDIRANGENAPSHRVLVGRAEIGAAWSKRSGEGRDYLGLKLDDPSFTAPIYANLFDDEDGEAYSLIWSRPSPRRGD; encoded by the coding sequence ATGGCGACCATCGGTACCTTCAAGAAGACCGGTTCGAACGAATTCACCGGCGAAATCGTCACCCTCAGTGTCCAGGCCAAGGGCGTGCGTATCGTTCCCGACATCCGCGCAAACGGCGAGAACGCTCCCAGCCACCGGGTCCTGGTCGGCCGCGCCGAGATCGGTGCCGCCTGGTCCAAGCGCTCGGGCGAAGGCCGCGATTATCTGGGTCTCAAGCTCGATGATCCGAGCTTCACCGCCCCGATCTACGCCAACCTCTTCGATGACGAGGACGGCGAAGCCTACTCGCTGATCTGGTCCCGCCCCAGCCCGCGTCGCGGCGATTGA